Proteins from one Microcaecilia unicolor chromosome 2, aMicUni1.1, whole genome shotgun sequence genomic window:
- the LOC115462533 gene encoding olfactory receptor 2D3-like: MNREHKNMTTVSEFILLGLSSDPKMQIFLFLVFLIIYMLTLLGNILIIAITRMDSRLHTPMYFFLSNLSFLEICYSSAIVPKSLVHFMTDRKTISFPECATQMYISLSLGETECLLLGVMAYDRYVAICHPLRYTIIMNKKGCFTMAGASWTGGFLMSLIDSVFTLRLPYCGPNKINHFLCEIPVLLRLACADTQITELVVFVVAVIILLIPFFLILISYIHIIATVLKIRSAEGRYKVFSTCASHLLVVSLFYGIIIFMYMRPKSSHSQDDDKRISVFYLVVTPMLNPMIYTLRNKEVKGALRKAAMRKIFA; this comes from the coding sequence ATGAATAGGGAGCATAAGAATATGACTACTGTTTCTGAATTTATTCTTCTTGGACTCTCTTCAGATCCCAAGATGCAGATATTTCTCTTCCTGGTCTTTCTCATAATATACATGCTTACACTGCTTGGAAACATTTTGATCATTGCAATAACCAGAATGGATTCTCGTCTTCACACTCCAATGTACTTTTTCCTTAGCAACTTGTCCTTCCTAGAAATCTGCTATTCCTCAGCCATTGTCCCTAAAAGCCTGGTGCACTTCATGACAGACAGAAAAACCATTTCATTTCCTGAATGTGCCACACAAATGTACATTTCACTTTCCCTGGGAGAAACAGAATGCCTTTTACTCGGCGTCATGGCATACGATCGTTATGTAGCTATATGTCATCCTTTACGTTATACCATCATTATGAACAAGAAAGGGTGTTTTACGATGGCAGGTGCCTCATGGACAGGTGGTTTTCTTATGTCACTAATAGATTCTGTTTTCACATTGCGTTTGCCATACTGTGGCCCTAATAAAATTAATCATTTTCTCTGTGAAATCCCAGTACTCCTAAGGCTTGCATGTGCCGATACCCAGATCACTGAGCTAGTAGTATTTGTAGTAGCCGTAATAATACTGCTCATTCCATTTTTTCTAATCTTAATCTCTTATATTCATATTATCGCCACAGTGTTGAAGATCCGTTCTGCAGAGGGAAGATATAAAGTCTTTTCCACTTGTGCCTCCCATTTGTTGGTAGTTTCATTATTCTATGGAATTATCATATTTATGTATATGAGGCCCAAGTCCAGTCATTCACAGGATGATGATAAAAGGATATCTGTGTTTTATCTAGTTGTTACTCCAATGCTAAATCCCATGATTTATACTCTGAGGAACAAGGAAGTAAAAGGAGCCTTGAGAAAAGCTGCAATGAGAAAAATatttgcttag